In Argopecten irradians isolate NY unplaced genomic scaffold, Ai_NY scaffold_0532, whole genome shotgun sequence, one DNA window encodes the following:
- the LOC138312937 gene encoding uncharacterized protein, which produces PSPRPNTVRPTTTTRSTTSVNTPLMTPAMTTLDRTTLNYTDITNTANNSELNTVQPDHGDELSIALYVMLPSLGIIVIIIIVWRFRRRRNTGAAKLTVLPDQRSYGGRRSDELS; this is translated from the exons cCCTCTCCTAGACCCAACACCGTCCGCCCGACAACTACCACGCGATCCACGACCTCGGTTAATACGCCTTTGATGACTCCGGCGATGACCACCCTTGACCGGACGACTCTGAACTACACGGACATCACAAACACCGCCAACAACAGCGAACTCAACACCGTCCAGCCTGACCACGGCGATGAGTTATCTATAG caTTATACGTCATGCTTCCAAGCCTTGGTATCATCGTGATCATCATCATCGTATGGAGATTTCGTCGTCGTAGGAACACGGGCGCAGCGAAACTGACTGTTCTCCCCGACCAACGCAGCTATGGGGGACGACGAAGTGATGAGCTCTCCTGA